The region TATAATAATAATGTTACTAACAAGATCAGAGTCCCCAGCAATCTCATGGGACTCTCTGGCCATTGTGTGTGATGTAATAGCCCCAATGAGCTCAGCGACTTAGGAAGGATCCCTGGACTCCTTCATAAGTCACCCTATTATTTCTTATGCTGTCCCAGTATGGGACCCATTGAGAATGATGCCCAGGGACCTTTTCCCACTGCTGCTTCAGTGGCATGGCATTCATTTCCCCATGAGCTCATCACAGATTTTTGCTCTCACCAGATTGTTAGGTCTGGAAGTTCTTCCTTTGATACTGGTGGATCTGtgcatgtttttaaatgtttccttctttccctGTAGGTCGGCTGCATTGGTTGGGCCTCACTTATGTTGCACCACTGATGGCTTGCTACTCCAAGCAGAAGCAGAGGAGTGAATGAATTGGGGCATGAGCACAGGGAGGCCACACCCTGTATCCAGCAGCCATGCTCCTCCGAGGACTGCGGCTCTATGGGAAGTGGTGCCGTTTTTCCAGTCCCATTACTCAGCTCCTTACCTTAACTATGGTGACATTTGGCGTGTTGGCTCCCTTGATTTGCCACCGGCTCCTCCACTCCTATTTTTACTTACGCCGCTGGCATCTGAACCCCATGAGCCAGGATTTCCTGAAGCAGAACGAGGGGGATGGCCAGACTGCCCTCCGTTACTTTGAGGACCTGCGGACTCCTAACTCCTCAGAGATCTCAGGCGACAAGGCCCTCAGACCATGGCTGCTCATCACCATCATCACCGTGCAGAGGCGGAATGAGTTCCACTATGTCCTACAGGTGGCTTCCCGTTTCCACCGCCTCCTCCAGCAGTGTGGCCCTCGCTGCCGGAGCCACCAGGTCTTTCTCTGTAACGTGGAGCAGGACCCGGGCAGCCACCAGGATGCCAGGCTGTTGGGTAACTTCTTTGCAATGGTCAGCCGCTACAAAAACTGGGAAGACCCCGATGCCGCAGTGAACCAGTTTGAGAAGGAGAAGCGAGACTATGCCTTCTGCCTGGAGCAGTCGCTCTTGGCCTACAGTCCAGAGTACGTCCTTCTGGTGGAAGACGATGCTGTTCCCGAAGAGGAGATATTCCCTGTCctgcagcacctgctgctggcccggTTCTCAAAGCCACACCTCAAAGATGCCCTCTACCTGAAGTTGTACCATCCTGAGCGGCTTCAGCGCTATATCAACCCAGAGCCCATGAGGATCCTGGAGTGGCTCGGCCTGGGCATGTTTCTGGGCCCCCTGCTGAGCTTTCTGTACTCCTGGGTGTCTGGCCGCCCAAGCCTTACCTGGCCCATTGTCCTGTTCTTTGCCTTGTACAGCATGGCACTAGCAGAGCTGGTGGGTCGCCACTACCTGCTGGAGCTGCGCCGGCTGGCCCCTGTGCTCTACAACGTGGTGCCGGTCACCGAGTGCTGCACGCCCGCCATGCTGTTCTCCGCCCCTTCCGCCCACCGTGTCTTGGGTTACCTTCAAGAGCTGCACTGCCGTCGGGGCTTTGCCAAAGACACTGCTCTCTACTCCCTGTTGCGCACCAAGGGTGAAAGGGCCTACGTGGTGGAGCCCAATCTGGTCAGGCACGTGGGGATGTTTTCCAGCCTCAGGCCAAATGACAGCCCTAAGCTACTGTGACCCACCAAGAAATGCCTTTATGGAAAGACTGTGAGCCAAGAGAGCCTTGTCCTTGGACAGACATATCAGGTGTGACTCCAGATGTCATGCCACTTGCAACTGTGCCCAGAACTACCAGCACCACCTAGTGGAGGGaaaggaacttttaaaaaaaaagtttacttaaACCTATAGTtacatgatttattttataatgaagaAGTGAAAGGAGGGTGGAGGttttcagggaaggggagggtttGCTACTATCCTTAGTCATTTTTGGGGGGagacccaaacacacacacacaccatttgcaCGTGAATGTGTCTCCTACAGCAGTATCCAACAAACCAGTCTCTAGTATCACAGACCCGAGACCAATGCCACTCCTGTGGTCACATATGTCTCGGTCTCAAGGCACTGGAAATGCTAGCCAGGGTGAGTGCATCAGGCACAAGCTGACCTAGGAGGAAATATGGAGCTGGAGAATAGCCCTTGTTTCCCCCAACCTTCTCCATAGCTTACCCCGATGATCTGTTCATCTCCTCAAATAAAAACATGAAGAGATCTTTACAAGAGGCACGATGCATATAACGAGCCCCTTACCCCACATTCTGCATATGGTTCTGGGAACATGTTTCAAGCTGCTTCAGCACCTCCAGGTCTTCTCCTTTGTGGGTAAcacgcctcttcccccaaagctCTCTTTTCACCTTGGAGCAGAGGATCTGAAACAAAGTCCATGTTCTTCCCCATTGCTTCAGCTGGGGTCCCCTATGGAGCCAAGAACACTAAAACCAAACAACCTCCCGCTCGCTGTATGTGGCTTGGATTCGCTGGCCCATGCAcatactctctcacacacacacagcctcccaTCAGAACAACCTTTGAGATTGCACATACAGCTACCTCTCATAGGTGAGGAAGAGCAGATTCCccatttaggctctgatcctgtatCACCGGGAGCTCACTCATTAGCTTTATTGAGTGCAAGCCCTTAAAACTGGCCCTAGACAGATTGCCACCTATCCTGATTTTCCATGGATTCCACCTGCAGCATGGAGAAGCTCCAGTTTGCCTTGGGCAGCCCAATGAATGATCCAGCATGATCATGTTATTTACGGGAAAGGTGAAGGAACAGTTGCAGCAGCATGGTGTCACAGTGCACTTATCTTGCCTCAGCCTGCAGTTAGATATAGCTGACAGCTGCAGAAGACACAGTTCACTACTCCTACCATGAATATCTGGGCATGGTCAGATGAGCAAGTTTCAGTAATGTGTCATATTGAAGGGGCCACTTCTAAACAGACACGTTAAATAACTAATCTTCTGATCTGAACTGCCGGGGAGTTTGGATGGTTTCCAAGAGTTGGCTGCTTTCTAGCAGAACTGTTCTGGGTGCATTGAAAACCGAAACCACATGAGAAATAAGATCTTGGGGATTGTTACAAATTCAAAACTGCCTTTGAAAGGTTTGTACCCCATGGCCCTGATCTAcagcccattgcagtcaatgagagtctttttaTCAATTTTAGGGTGCTTTGGCCCAGGCGCTATATGAGGAGACCTACACCCAGTTTTGAGTGGCATTTGGGTGAAACTGTGTGCAAATCACAAATTTTCCTGGCTTCAGAATGAACCAAGTGAAAcagttttgggggggaaaaagagtcccactttcagttttctttctttcatttgtcAGAGCCTGGAACTCATGGTAAAACTAGGAGTAGTAAGGGtagatgtgtgtctgtgtgtgaaccCATGTGGACTGAAAccaaagaaaatatttgcacAAGCCCCCTAAGAAGTAAGTTTCACACAAAAacgacgaggagtccttgtggcaccttagagactgatacatttatttgggcataagctttcgtgggctatagttCATGTTCAGGCTGTGAGGGGTAACTGACTTGTAAAGTGCTCAGCACAAAGGAGATAGGCAGTCAGTCACAGGGTGTCACTAGAGCACAGAACAATGCCAGCTCAAGCACCTGAACTTTGCCTCTTGCTAGATCAGCTGGGATTCTTTTAGAGGATCCCTGTTGTTTGCACAAGGGCATGCCATGCCTTGCATGCACAAGGGCATGGACTGTAAGAGCTGAcaaaacattacattttatttctacACAGCAGTCACCAGCATCCATCAGGACTGATGCTGAAACCTGTTCCCAGACTGA is a window of Malaclemys terrapin pileata isolate rMalTer1 chromosome 6, rMalTer1.hap1, whole genome shotgun sequence DNA encoding:
- the PGAP4 gene encoding post-GPI attachment to proteins factor 4, with translation MLLRGLRLYGKWCRFSSPITQLLTLTMVTFGVLAPLICHRLLHSYFYLRRWHLNPMSQDFLKQNEGDGQTALRYFEDLRTPNSSEISGDKALRPWLLITIITVQRRNEFHYVLQVASRFHRLLQQCGPRCRSHQVFLCNVEQDPGSHQDARLLGNFFAMVSRYKNWEDPDAAVNQFEKEKRDYAFCLEQSLLAYSPEYVLLVEDDAVPEEEIFPVLQHLLLARFSKPHLKDALYLKLYHPERLQRYINPEPMRILEWLGLGMFLGPLLSFLYSWVSGRPSLTWPIVLFFALYSMALAELVGRHYLLELRRLAPVLYNVVPVTECCTPAMLFSAPSAHRVLGYLQELHCRRGFAKDTALYSLLRTKGERAYVVEPNLVRHVGMFSSLRPNDSPKLL